A genomic region of Oryza glaberrima chromosome 1, OglaRS2, whole genome shotgun sequence contains the following coding sequences:
- the LOC127779513 gene encoding uncharacterized protein LOC127779513 — MKREDIWLYGVTHTADLILEEYLSNSDRPYYQGGQNIYFDGWDGLGTSVILAAVAESARRKKSMYYDIVLHVDCSVWESRRTLQRRIAEELNLGSSTMALFDKQGEEDDFSGIEKSSRAEIDEVAKLIFRKIGGCTCLLIFNNGSDDEIDLSRLGVPVYERRNTVLWTFRGRFRLDPAIRDKVKSAHLFIYMHVRDFSQSSKLMHCEAAQVSREISPALITECWLYLSLLYYNHCNFISHDIDAHACNYWVCDGIIAGDSAWEIANRLYRRMRLEYLPARGDNRTDWFRKYLERQQETKHSRWVSVMPKNSDEVKNIDTVPLEATSYFLTFQRSDPPAVLPNHLFSYGSKLCVLRLSWCTFSFASPPFTYCKNLKFILTDGCINKDADLTGGRYHEKEGKQWEFLQSLWVLDIRDTNWYWILSPSKVVLMVELRELFLKATGRSCLSKLQMFSVIDSSTYMKAAVHGSFQHMMNLKLLDLSGNTTLHVLPNLSGASKLKVLILDGCVGLEVVEPNTLPRSLESFSFDGFGLASKQIHKSRLPEEEARPNTYINQEHTCVISKISLEGCGQLKSVFLRGLPNLKELNLSETRIEALDLEAMQVQQLERLFLLGCANLTRVKWSDPSNPPLKLLCIDTRGKATREMDGGCQRSHLCNRQEHEAHQSAHVVATDARFLRGFVAYGDLPRIAFGRNVPSQHFHLHISATVNDKPVLPRAKEKDASCRDGLIPGFPYLDVIDKVFNNDGEDGCSVPYCKHLVPLDCHIEIAEGGSNLEIEQDLYGMCSLIYNTQSLHIHDNSSISIGNLGDKENQQFKNLRWCHVTRCLKMHTVFLCDTYYRSSKSFGSLETLWVSHLLEARCIWSRSLSFNKQNTPAAFSKLRCIHLHSCPRLRHVLPWPFPTMKSLETIHITYCGELTQIFPEVKYHWGERATKIEFPSLRRIHLQDLPMLQDICETAMSAPMLETIKLRGCWSIKRLPAIHAGRPRDKPPAVVDCEKDVWDKLEWNGDGMEASRSLFSPRHSRYYKKNLPQGSVLR; from the exons ATGAAACGCGAG GATATCTGGCTCTATGGCGTTACGCACACCGCGGATCTGATACTCGAGGAGTATCTGAGTAACAGCGATAGACCCTATTATCAGGGCGGGCAAAACATTTACTTTGATGGCTGGGATGGGCTCGGTACCTCCGTCATCCTTGCAGCAGTAGCAGAGTCAGCCAGACGTAAGAAATCCATGTATTATGACATAGTCCTCCATGTAGACTGCTCTGTGTGGGAAAGCAGGAGAACACTGCAGAGGAGGATTGCAGAGGAGCTAAACCTCGGCAGTTCCACGATGGCCCTGTTTGACAAGCAGGGCGAGGAAGACGATTTCAGTGGCATAGAAAAGAGCTCCCGAGCTGAGATAGATGAGGTTGCGAAGCTCATCTTTCGAAAGATAGGGGGCTGTACATGTTTGCTGATTTTTAACAATGGAAGTGATGATGAGATTGATCTATCTAGACTTGGTGTTCCTGTATATGAGCGGAGAAACACGGTTTTGTGGACATTCCGGGGGAGGTTTCGGCTTGATCCTGCAATCAGAGACAAAGTGAAAAGTGCTCATCTTTTCATTTATATGCATGTTCGAGATTTTTCCCAAAGTAGTAAGCTAATGCACTGTGAGGCTGCCCAAGTTAGCCGTGAGATCAGCCCAGCTCTAATTACCGAATGTTGGTTGTACCTGTCACTTCTGTATTATAACCACTGCAACTTCATTTCCCATGATATCGATGCCCATGCTTGCAACTATTGGGTGTGTGACGGGATCATAGCAGGAGACAGTGCATGGGAGATTGCCAACAGACTTTATCGCAGGATGCGACTGGAATATCTTCCTGCAAGAGGGGACAACCGTACCGATTGGTTCAGGAAGTATCTTGAGAGgcaacaagaaacaaaacatTCTCGGTGGGTTTCAGTTATGCCCAAGAATTCAGATGAGGTGAAAAATATAGATACAGTACCACTGGAAGCGACATCCTATTTTTTGACGTTCCAAAGATCTGATCCTCCAGCGGTACTGCCAAATCACTTGTTTAGTTATGGCAGCAAACTTTGTGTACTAAGACTCTCTTGGTGTACATTTAGTTTTGCATCCCCTCCTTTTACCTACTGCAAGAACCTCAAATTTATTCTGACAGATGGCTGCATAAACAAGGATGCTGATTTAACTGGTGGAAGGTATCACGAGAAGGAAGGAAAACAATGGGAATTTCTCCAAAGTTTATGGGTGTTGGACATACGTGATACAAACTGGTACTGGATCTTATCCCCATCAAAGGTGGTGCTGATGGTTGAACTGCGGGAGCTGTTTCTCAAGGCCACAGGAAGAAGTTGTCTCTCTAAGCTTCAAATGTTCAGTGTGATTGATTCCTCTACATACATGAAAGCGGCAGTACATGGCTCATTCCAACACATGATGAACCTGAAGCTCCTTGACTTATCAGGCAACACCACTCTACATGTCTTGCCAAATTTATCAGGGGCAAGTAAACTAAAGGTGCTCATTCTTGATGGTTGTGttggcttggaagtagtggagCCTAATACCCTTCCTAGGTCATTGGAGTCATTCAGTTTTGATGGATTTGGACTAGCATCAAAACAAATACATAAATCAAGGCTGCCAGAAGAAGAAGCGCGaccaaacacatatataaatcaaGAGCATACTTGTGTAATTTCCAAGATATCTCTAGAGGGATGTGGGCAACTAAAGAGTGTATTCTTACGTGGATTGCCAAACCTCAAGGAGCTGAACCTGTCGGAGACAAGAATCGAAGCACTCGACCTCGAAGCTATGCAGGTCCAACAACTTGAAAGGCTCTTTCTACTGGGCTGTGCGAACCTTACCAGAGTGAAATGGAGTGATCCAAGCAACCCACCACTGAAGTTGCTATGCATAGACACCAGAGGAAAAGCAACAAGAGAGATGGATGGTGGCTGTCAGAGATCTCATCTCTGCAACCGACAAGAGCATGAAGCCCATCAATCTGCACATGTTGTAGCTACGGATGCTAGGTTCCTTCGTGGCTTCGTCGCTTATGGAGATCTACCTAGGATTGCGTTTGGTAGAAATGTTCCATCTCAGCATTTCCATTTGCATATCTCTGCTACCGTCAACGACAAACCAGTTCTTCCAAGAGCTAAGGAGAAAGATGCCAGTTGTAGAGATGGATTAATTCCTGGATTCCCATATCTTGATGTCATTGACAAGGTTTTCAACAACGATGGTGAAGATGGATGTTCAGTGCCATATTGCAAGCATCTTGTGCCTCTCGATTGCCATATAGAAATTGCCGAAGGAGGAAGCAATTTGGAAATCGAACAGGACCTTTATGGTATGTGTTCCTTAATCTATAATACTCAATCCTTGCATATACATGACAACTCGTCCATCAGTATTGGTAACCTTGGAGACAAGGAGAACCAACAATTCAAAAATCTCAGATGGTGTCATGTCACAAGGTGCCTAAAGATGCACACTGTATTTCTCTGTGATACTTATTATAGGTCTAGTAAATCCTTCGGGAGCCTGGAGACACTCTGGGTATCTCACCTTCTAGAGGCCCGCTGCATTTGGAGTAGAAGCTTAAGTTTTAACAAACAAAACACACCTGCGGCCTTTTCAAAGCTACGGTGCATACACCTGCACTCCTGCCCCAGGCTAAGACATGTCCTCCCCTGGCCCTTCCCCACAATGAAAAGCTTGGAAACCATCCACATCACCTATTGTGGTGAGCTCACACAGATCTTCCCAGAGGTGAAATATCACTGGGGAGAACGTGCCACCAAAATAGAATTCCCAAGCCTGAGACGAATCCATCTCCAAGATCTCCCCATGCTACAGGACATATGTGAAACAGCCATGTCAGCACCCATGCTGGAGACCATCAAGCTCAGAGGCTGCTGGAGTATCAAACGTCTGCCAGCCATCCACGCCGGCCGTCCACGCGATAAGCCTCCGGCGGTGGTCGACTGTGAGAAGGACGTATGGGACAAACTGGAGTGGAATGGCGACGGCATGGAAGCGAGCCGCAGTCTCTTCAGCCCACGGCACTCACGCTACTATAAGAAGAACCTGCCCCAGGGATCCGTCCTCAG
- the LOC127760845 gene encoding F-box/kelch-repeat protein At5g43190-like: MAAACAWDALPEHLQERILSLLPLTALLPVAAASRALRRLLRSRAFHALLTPHRLDAFFLLSPRLAFHPLSRRLLPAPPAASPPVVSSPSHLVTAASLLRLPPLPATSYLLAVVLPIPASSSSSCSREFTLVAVTAGARVRSYTLDSADPYPRWDPRGDLPLPFALLGNAAVAGDRLQLFVLGRGPDALLVFDLATGQWTVMPVAMPLGLTTAHLFVFGGRLFLVGGVERFGVVERVLVWRLEDSEAAAEWTEVGAMPEEVFNELVAGRHGSFWHFQAADRMGIVCLYNAVDGRLVMFDAADGEWTKLSRVSGLDVEESRRWFGHVVEPRVELLLG; this comes from the coding sequence atggccgccgcctgcgcGTGGGACGCCCTCCCGGAGCACCTCCAGGAGCGgatcctctccctcctcccgctCACCGCGctgctccccgtcgccgccgcctcccgcgcgctccgccgcctcctccgctcccggGCCTTCCACGCCCTCCTCACCCCGCACCGCCTCgacgccttcttcctcctctccccgcgccTCGCCTTCCACCCGctctcccgccgcctcctccccgcgccgcccgccgcctcccctcccgtcgtctcctccccctcccacctcgtcaccgccgcctcgctcctccgcctcccgcccctCCCCGCCACCTCctacctcctcgccgtcgtcctccccatcccggcctcctcctcctcctcatgctcccgCGAGTTTACCCTCGTCGCGGTCACCGCGGGCGCCCGTGTCCGCTCCTACACCCTCGACTCCGCCGATCCCTACCCGCGGTGGGACCCTCGAGGGGATCTCCCTCTCCCGTTCGCGCTCCTCGGCAACGCCGCGGTGGCTGGCGACCGCCTCCAGCTCTTCGTTCTCGGCCGCGGCCCCGACGCGCTTCTCGTCTTTGATCTCGCGACGGGGCAGTGGACGGTGATGCCCGTTGCGATGCCACTCGGCCTCACGACGGCACACCTGTTCGTCTTCGGTGGGCGGCTGTTCTTGGTAGGCGGGGTGGAGAGGTTTGGGGTGGTGGAACGTGTGCTGGTGTGGCGGCTGGAGGACTCCGAGGCGGCCGCGGAGTGGACGGAGGTGGGAGCAATGCCGGAGGAGGTGTTCAATGAGCTTGTGGCTGGTCGGCATGGCAGCTTCTGGCATTTTCAGGCTGCAGACAGAATGGGGATCGTTTGCCTCTACAATGCTGTAGATGGGAGGCTGGTGATGTTTGATGCGGCGGATGGTGAGTGGACTAAGCTGTCACGAGTGTCTGGTTTGGACGTGGAGGAGAGCCGCCGGTGGTTTGGGCATGTCGTGGAGCCGCGCGTGGAACTCCTGCTGGGATAG